The Fulvivirga ligni genome window below encodes:
- a CDS encoding beta-ketoacyl-ACP synthase III: protein MIKDVFINRASAFLPNDPVSNDELEEYLGYINNKPSRSKQIILRRNGIKNRYYAITKDGKATHTNAEMVANAVKGLFKDNPAELAEVDLLSCGTSSPDQLMPSHAVQVHGCLPETQNIEVVSPSGVCCSGMHALKYAFMSLKLGDKKKAVTSGSERLAITMTSDNYEDEVQKLAELEENPYIGFEKDFLRWMLSDGAGAFLLETEKNSEGISLRIDWMEACSFAHKLEPCMYMGGERDENGVFQSYKDYEPNDLVSKSLMSIKQDVKLLGDNIVPLGNELLLSSLKKHNVNIEDVDYFLPHMSSYFFKQQIADILAADGLHIPEEKWFTNLATKGNVGSGSIYLMVEELFNSGQLKVGDRLLLMVPESSRFSYVYAWMTVV, encoded by the coding sequence ATGATAAAAGATGTTTTTATAAACAGAGCCTCAGCATTTCTTCCTAATGACCCGGTATCTAATGACGAACTGGAAGAGTACTTAGGTTATATTAATAATAAACCATCAAGATCTAAACAGATCATTTTAAGAAGGAACGGTATCAAGAATAGATATTACGCTATTACCAAAGACGGTAAAGCTACACATACTAATGCGGAGATGGTGGCGAATGCAGTAAAGGGTCTTTTTAAGGATAATCCTGCAGAACTAGCAGAGGTAGATTTATTAAGCTGCGGTACTTCAAGTCCAGATCAGCTTATGCCTTCTCATGCCGTGCAGGTACATGGCTGTCTTCCTGAAACTCAAAATATTGAAGTAGTTTCTCCATCAGGAGTTTGCTGCTCTGGGATGCATGCCTTAAAATATGCTTTCATGTCTCTTAAACTTGGAGATAAGAAGAAAGCAGTAACTTCTGGTTCTGAGAGATTGGCCATTACCATGACATCAGATAACTATGAAGATGAAGTGCAGAAATTAGCTGAGCTTGAAGAAAATCCATATATCGGTTTTGAAAAGGACTTTTTAAGATGGATGCTTTCAGATGGTGCAGGAGCATTTTTATTAGAAACAGAGAAGAATTCAGAGGGAATTTCTTTAAGAATAGACTGGATGGAAGCTTGTTCTTTCGCCCATAAATTAGAGCCATGCATGTACATGGGGGGTGAAAGAGATGAGAATGGCGTATTCCAATCTTACAAAGACTATGAGCCAAATGATTTGGTGAGCAAGTCTTTAATGAGTATTAAACAAGATGTGAAGTTATTGGGTGACAACATCGTGCCTTTGGGTAACGAGTTGCTTTTATCTTCATTGAAAAAACATAACGTAAACATTGAGGATGTAGATTATTTCCTTCCTCACATGTCTAGCTACTTCTTTAAGCAGCAAATAGCTGATATTTTGGCTGCTGACGGATTACATATTCCGGAAGAGAAGTGGTTTACAAACTTAGCTACCAAAGGTAATGTGGGCTCTGGCTCTATTTATCTAATGGTAGAAGAATTATTCAACAGCGGCCAGCTGAAAGTAGGAGACAGATTATTGTTAATGGTGCCAGAAAGCTCCAGATTCTCTTATGTATATGCTTGGATGACAGTAGTTTAA
- a CDS encoding NAD(P)/FAD-dependent oxidoreductase: protein MPDFDVIILGGGMAGLTLAMQLKKNEPELNIALLERRGKAAPDAAHKVGESTVELGTYYLREVLGLKDYLEENHLHKHGLRFFLSPQLKGKDIDKRVEYGARNELFVPSHQIDRGTFENDLLQMISDLGVHVYMGAGVKEAELKEDDVHTVSFLHDGETITKTASWVVDATGRASFLKRKQGLSKDIEHNINSVWFRVPGEVDVADWSDNEEWVKFINPGLRRLGTVHLMGKGYWVWLIPLSSGNTSVGIVADPRFHDFSSINTLDKAYQWLEANEPQCAERLAEKKDVVLDFKVLKKYSYDCEAFYSVDNWAVVGEAGAFLDPFYSPGTDFISMSNSWVADLIIRSHKGEDTYTRTIVYDKVHAQLFKNWIPIYLNKYELYDNTQVMTVKITWDFAVYWAIPSLMFTNKAFINMDVLKELFTTKNSFGERFGKLNKNVQDFYLDWGRMENIEVSEAYIDPMYVSFMKDLQKGIETVHSSDELLVKKLEENLALLEKTAAELFRVVSHKLLGTPEDMSVNPYTMSLQLGAEQLLEQSKEADALAVDEQISMAVSPLWMYEMAGM from the coding sequence ATGCCTGATTTTGATGTAATAATTCTAGGAGGTGGTATGGCCGGTCTTACACTGGCTATGCAGCTGAAAAAAAATGAGCCCGAATTAAACATTGCGCTGTTGGAAAGGAGAGGAAAAGCAGCTCCTGATGCAGCACATAAAGTAGGGGAGTCTACCGTAGAGCTGGGTACTTATTATTTAAGAGAGGTACTTGGATTAAAAGATTATTTAGAAGAAAATCACCTGCATAAGCACGGTCTTAGGTTCTTCCTATCACCGCAGCTAAAAGGTAAAGACATTGATAAAAGAGTGGAATATGGCGCACGGAACGAGCTGTTTGTGCCTAGCCACCAGATAGATAGAGGTACTTTTGAAAACGACCTCTTACAAATGATATCAGACCTGGGCGTTCATGTTTACATGGGTGCCGGTGTGAAGGAGGCAGAGTTGAAGGAAGATGATGTTCACACCGTGTCATTTCTGCATGATGGTGAAACTATTACAAAAACGGCCTCATGGGTAGTAGATGCTACTGGTAGAGCTAGTTTCCTCAAAAGAAAGCAAGGCTTGTCTAAAGACATCGAGCATAACATTAACTCTGTTTGGTTTAGAGTACCTGGAGAAGTGGATGTTGCTGACTGGTCTGATAATGAAGAATGGGTGAAGTTTATAAATCCAGGCCTCAGAAGGTTAGGTACCGTCCATTTAATGGGTAAAGGGTATTGGGTGTGGCTTATTCCATTATCTTCCGGAAATACCAGTGTAGGTATAGTGGCCGACCCTCGTTTTCATGATTTTTCTAGTATTAATACGCTAGATAAAGCTTATCAGTGGCTGGAGGCTAACGAACCACAGTGCGCAGAAAGACTGGCCGAGAAGAAAGATGTAGTGCTAGACTTTAAAGTGCTGAAGAAATATTCTTATGACTGCGAGGCATTTTACTCTGTAGATAACTGGGCTGTAGTGGGCGAAGCAGGAGCGTTCCTTGATCCCTTCTATTCACCGGGCACTGACTTCATTTCAATGAGTAATTCCTGGGTGGCTGATCTTATTATCAGAAGCCATAAAGGTGAAGATACCTATACACGTACGATCGTCTATGATAAGGTGCATGCCCAGCTTTTCAAAAACTGGATACCTATCTATTTAAACAAATACGAACTGTATGATAACACTCAGGTAATGACTGTTAAAATAACCTGGGATTTTGCCGTTTACTGGGCCATACCATCTTTAATGTTCACAAACAAGGCATTCATCAATATGGATGTTCTGAAAGAGCTATTCACAACCAAAAATAGCTTTGGCGAGCGTTTCGGCAAACTCAATAAAAACGTGCAGGATTTCTATCTTGACTGGGGTAGAATGGAAAATATAGAAGTAAGTGAGGCTTACATAGATCCTATGTACGTGTCATTTATGAAAGATCTACAGAAAGGTATTGAAACAGTACATTCTTCTGATGAGCTACTGGTTAAGAAGCTTGAAGAAAACCTGGCCTTGCTCGAGAAAACAGCTGCTGAATTATTCCGCGTGGTAAGTCATAAACTGCTTGGTACACCAGAAGATATGTCGGTAAATCCTTACACTATGTCATTGCAGCTTGGAGCAGAGCAGTTACTGGAGCAAAGTAAGGAGGCTGACGCCCTTGCTGTAGATGAGCAAATCAGCATGGCGGTATCACCCCTATGGATGTATGAAATGGCAGGCATGTAA
- a CDS encoding BtrH N-terminal domain-containing protein, with product MEEILTSTPKNSRQHIQTAHCENGVVTTLLQHHGVDFMNEPLAFGIGAGMFYVHLPFLKVNNAPAIAFRIMPGYIFRDTCKALGVNISRKKFRSPETARAYLDKKLEEGHPVGCQVGVFHLPYFPREYRFHFNAHNIIVHGFENGRYIVSDPVMEELTSLSPEELDEVRFAKGPLAPNGQIYFPTQVGEIDEAKLKKAVKKGIKKTTWWMTQVPIEQIGARGFNYTAKKIRKWKEQLGDRRAALYLAQIVRMQEEIGTGGGGFRFIYAAFLEQAAEILQKDELMAFSEEMTKSGDLLRQNAVRMAQIIKGRTSDQKDYDEVADAMAEISALELKTFKNLRKLRL from the coding sequence ATGGAAGAAATATTGACAAGTACACCAAAAAATAGCAGACAGCATATACAAACTGCTCACTGTGAAAATGGAGTAGTTACCACTTTGCTGCAGCATCATGGAGTAGACTTCATGAACGAACCCTTGGCTTTTGGTATTGGAGCGGGCATGTTTTATGTGCACTTACCTTTCTTAAAAGTAAATAACGCACCTGCCATTGCTTTCAGAATTATGCCTGGTTATATCTTCAGAGATACTTGCAAGGCACTAGGCGTAAACATTTCCAGAAAGAAATTCCGTTCGCCAGAAACAGCCAGAGCTTATTTGGATAAAAAACTGGAAGAAGGACATCCGGTTGGTTGCCAGGTGGGAGTATTCCATTTGCCCTATTTCCCTAGAGAGTATAGATTTCATTTCAATGCGCATAACATCATTGTGCATGGTTTTGAAAACGGCAGGTACATTGTAAGTGATCCTGTTATGGAAGAGCTTACCAGCCTTTCTCCAGAAGAATTAGACGAAGTACGCTTTGCAAAGGGACCTCTAGCACCTAACGGACAGATATATTTCCCTACTCAGGTAGGCGAAATAGATGAAGCCAAACTAAAGAAAGCAGTTAAGAAAGGAATTAAGAAAACTACCTGGTGGATGACACAGGTGCCTATTGAGCAGATTGGTGCTCGTGGGTTTAATTATACTGCCAAGAAAATACGCAAGTGGAAAGAGCAACTGGGCGACCGTAGAGCGGCGCTTTACTTGGCTCAGATCGTGCGTATGCAAGAGGAGATTGGTACAGGAGGTGGAGGTTTCAGATTTATCTACGCCGCTTTCCTGGAGCAGGCAGCTGAAATCTTACAAAAAGATGAGCTAATGGCTTTTTCTGAGGAAATGACCAAGTCTGGTGATTTGCTAAGACAAAATGCTGTGCGAATGGCTCAGATTATAAAAGGAAGAACATCGGATCAGAAAGACTATGATGAGGTAGCGGATGCTATGGCTGAAATTTCTGCTCTGGAACTTAAAACATTCAAAAACCTGCGTAAACTGCGATTATAG
- a CDS encoding MarR family winged helix-turn-helix transcriptional regulator, with protein MEGSILKLSEQICFPIYASSRLITRLYQPLLDKIGLTYPQYLVMMVLWEHGEQKVTEIGKRIFLNTNTLTPLISKLIAKGLITKNRSNEDERTVFITLTSSGEALRESAECIPYELAKNMNMSVDELLHLKDMMWKILKQLDNQ; from the coding sequence ATGGAGGGCAGCATTTTAAAGCTCAGTGAGCAGATCTGTTTCCCCATCTATGCGTCATCTCGACTTATCACCAGGCTCTATCAGCCATTGTTAGATAAGATCGGGCTGACGTACCCACAGTATCTTGTAATGATGGTACTTTGGGAGCATGGGGAGCAGAAGGTCACTGAAATAGGCAAGAGAATATTTTTAAACACCAATACTCTTACACCTCTGATTTCCAAACTTATAGCTAAAGGACTCATAACAAAAAACAGATCTAATGAAGATGAAAGAACCGTTTTTATAACACTAACAAGTAGTGGTGAAGCGCTAAGAGAAAGTGCCGAATGTATTCCTTATGAATTGGCCAAGAACATGAATATGTCAGTGGATGAATTACTTCATCTTAAGGATATGATGTGGAAGATTCTGAAACAGCTGGACAATCAATAA
- a CDS encoding glutathione peroxidase yields MEFYDLKAETPQGKEISMGDFKDKAVLVVNTATQCGLTPQFEGLEKLHQDYQAKGLVVLGFPCNQFMGQEPLSNDQMEESCKINHGVTFQLTKKVDVNGKDTHPVFKYLKDNLGGTFGKKIKWNFTKFLITPDGKPFKRYAPTTKPEKIEGDIKAILK; encoded by the coding sequence ATGGAATTTTACGATTTAAAAGCTGAGACCCCACAAGGAAAAGAAATTTCTATGGGTGATTTCAAAGACAAAGCGGTATTAGTTGTAAATACCGCCACCCAATGTGGCCTTACTCCGCAGTTTGAAGGACTGGAAAAGTTACATCAGGATTATCAAGCTAAAGGACTAGTAGTGCTAGGGTTTCCTTGCAATCAATTTATGGGGCAAGAACCTCTTAGTAATGATCAGATGGAAGAAAGTTGCAAAATCAATCATGGAGTAACTTTTCAGCTAACCAAAAAAGTGGATGTTAATGGGAAGGACACTCACCCTGTGTTCAAATATCTAAAGGATAATTTAGGAGGAACTTTCGGCAAGAAGATCAAATGGAATTTCACCAAGTTCTTAATTACTCCTGATGGGAAACCATTTAAACGATACGCTCCCACTACCAAACCTGAAAAGATAGAAGGGGATATTAAAGCCATACTAAAATAA
- a CDS encoding DoxX family protein, which translates to MKQKTAKIIFWVTTTLIFLFEGVVPALTSQTEMAKEGISHLGYPLYFGNALIVFKVLGALALIIPAVPKRVKEWAYAGFAFDFIFACISHWAVDGFSFEAIFPLIVLAILMTSYYTYHKITA; encoded by the coding sequence ATGAAACAGAAAACTGCTAAAATCATCTTTTGGGTTACGACTACACTAATATTCTTATTCGAAGGGGTAGTTCCTGCCCTTACCTCTCAAACTGAAATGGCTAAAGAAGGTATCAGTCATTTAGGGTATCCACTATACTTTGGAAATGCGCTCATTGTCTTTAAAGTATTGGGAGCATTGGCTCTTATCATTCCGGCTGTACCGAAGCGGGTGAAAGAGTGGGCTTATGCTGGTTTTGCCTTTGATTTCATCTTTGCCTGTATTAGTCATTGGGCAGTTGATGGCTTTAGTTTCGAAGCTATATTTCCTTTGATCGTACTGGCCATATTAATGACTTCTTATTACACTTATCATAAGATCACAGCTTAA
- a CDS encoding ABC transporter ATP-binding protein — MTDNCIKIERLTKRYPGESKDTLCGIDLTIREKDKFGILGPNGAGKTTLISILCGIIEASTGHVYYWDQVQTPKVIQQKIGFVPQEYAFYGELTPMQNLEYFGAMYKLTAAEIKEKSIEILTRLGLGDVKNKKVRAFSGGMKRRMNLAIGIIHDPAILFLDEPTVGVDVQSKMAIMKLLEELNQKGTTVIYTSHHLDEAEEFCNHIALIDHGTIITEGNTSELLKEHAVDLKGLLINLTGESYRD; from the coding sequence ATGACCGATAATTGCATTAAAATAGAGCGCTTAACCAAAAGGTATCCTGGTGAGTCTAAGGATACCCTGTGTGGTATAGATCTTACCATCAGAGAAAAAGATAAATTCGGCATTTTAGGTCCTAATGGAGCGGGTAAAACTACCCTCATCTCTATTTTGTGTGGCATTATAGAAGCTTCTACCGGCCATGTTTATTATTGGGATCAGGTGCAAACACCTAAAGTAATCCAGCAAAAAATTGGCTTTGTGCCTCAAGAATACGCCTTTTACGGAGAGCTTACTCCCATGCAGAACCTTGAGTACTTTGGAGCCATGTACAAACTGACTGCCGCTGAAATCAAGGAGAAATCTATCGAAATATTGACCAGATTAGGACTGGGCGATGTTAAAAATAAAAAAGTTCGAGCCTTTTCTGGCGGCATGAAGCGTAGGATGAACCTGGCCATAGGTATCATTCATGATCCTGCTATTTTGTTCTTAGATGAGCCCACGGTAGGGGTAGATGTGCAGAGTAAAATGGCCATTATGAAATTACTGGAAGAGCTCAACCAAAAAGGAACTACAGTTATCTATACCTCACACCACCTGGATGAGGCTGAGGAATTCTGTAATCATATTGCTTTGATTGATCATGGCACCATCATCACTGAAGGAAACACTTCAGAACTACTCAAAGAGCATGCAGTAGACTTAAAAGGCCTTCTTATTAACCTAACCGGAGAATCATACAGAGACTGA
- a CDS encoding T9SS type A sorting domain-containing protein, producing the protein MKSMKLIAALLIVSSSAFATELDKTTVNVKMSSDNDVYTLYYRGEDAKKVSVEIISPAGKIVFSESIKANGSFKRPYNLSELPAGNYTLKVTDHNGTTTETIQHGNTTTGSSSINFISLRPVDKKYQLTIISDKSVAKVRIFQNGYEIYSDMKKIENGYSEVYNLDQLTPNHDYEMEVIIDGEVKNFKL; encoded by the coding sequence ATGAAATCAATGAAATTAATCGCTGCACTCCTAATAGTTTCGAGCTCAGCATTCGCTACTGAACTAGACAAAACCACTGTTAATGTGAAAATGTCTTCTGACAATGATGTATATACTCTTTATTATAGAGGTGAAGATGCTAAAAAAGTATCTGTAGAAATCATTTCTCCGGCTGGTAAAATTGTATTCTCAGAATCAATCAAAGCTAACGGATCATTTAAACGTCCTTATAACTTAAGTGAATTACCTGCTGGTAATTATACGCTTAAGGTTACAGATCACAATGGCACCACTACTGAAACTATTCAGCATGGCAACACCACCACTGGATCTTCATCAATAAACTTCATTAGCTTAAGACCAGTAGATAAAAAATACCAATTAACAATCATCTCTGATAAATCAGTAGCCAAAGTAAGAATTTTCCAAAATGGTTATGAGATCTACTCTGATATGAAGAAGATTGAGAACGGATATAGCGAGGTTTACAACCTTGATCAACTTACTCCAAATCATGATTATGAAATGGAAGTGATCATAGATGGAGAGGTTAAAAACTTCAAATTATAA
- a CDS encoding helix-turn-helix domain-containing protein: protein MILSRKIWPYKGIPLVERVSIRLPYRYETVFEEEGCFVFVKDLGSTVFSIDGTANVSANEAMLLKCGTYFVDWVKETSLTEVEVIAVHLNSTVVQELYHDGIPDVRGEQSDLQQVKRILPNEVLYKFIESLEFYFDHPELINDEILKLKIKELVLLLIQFGGGISVQQLLSDLLSPVEISLKKIIKAHLYSNLTIEELAKLSGMSLSGFKRKFQTVFGTSPNQYLKEQRIKKACELLRNSSRNITEIAFEVGYNDPSYFTRIFKKVTGTTPMAYKLSLAMS, encoded by the coding sequence ATGATCTTATCACGAAAAATATGGCCATATAAAGGTATTCCTCTTGTCGAGCGAGTTTCTATTCGCTTGCCATATCGTTATGAGACAGTATTTGAGGAGGAGGGGTGCTTTGTTTTTGTGAAGGATCTTGGGTCAACCGTCTTTTCAATTGATGGTACGGCCAATGTGTCGGCAAATGAAGCGATGCTTCTTAAGTGTGGAACCTATTTTGTTGACTGGGTGAAGGAAACTTCTTTGACAGAGGTGGAGGTGATTGCGGTACATTTAAATTCAACTGTGGTTCAGGAGTTATATCATGATGGGATTCCAGATGTGAGGGGTGAGCAATCTGATCTTCAGCAGGTTAAGAGGATATTGCCAAATGAAGTGCTTTATAAATTCATTGAGAGCCTGGAGTTCTATTTTGATCATCCGGAACTCATCAATGATGAAATTTTGAAACTGAAAATAAAGGAACTTGTCTTGCTTTTAATTCAGTTTGGTGGTGGTATTTCAGTGCAACAATTACTATCAGATCTGCTGTCGCCAGTTGAAATATCCTTGAAGAAGATTATCAAAGCGCATTTATATTCTAACCTGACTATCGAAGAATTGGCTAAGCTTTCGGGGATGAGTCTTTCAGGGTTTAAACGGAAATTTCAAACAGTTTTTGGGACTTCACCCAATCAATATTTAAAAGAGCAGCGCATAAAGAAAGCCTGTGAGTTGTTAAGAAACTCTTCCAGAAATATTACTGAGATTGCCTTCGAGGTAGGGTATAACGACCCTTCATATTTTACAAGGATCTTCAAAAAAGTCACCGGTACCACACCAATGGCTTATAAACTTTCTTTAGCCATGAGCTGA
- a CDS encoding transporter, which translates to MNKFLLLTITVLSSFQLSMAQDAIFTDRPNTTDAAQLLEPGVFQAELGYARMKDGDYSKTDVPNVNLKYGILPWLEMRVQTNYSRTQLSVDGIDTVDYDVNGLTPITLAPKIKLIEQNFAIPAITLTPLLTPGHIGAEGFQNDHFNYGFRFLFENVLNDKFTWGHGFGADWDDSRETTWAYSSALSMSITDKLGSFAEIYGYFANDYPSQHVFDAGLTYTATSDLQFDIAGGIPLNENAPDYTFTIGVSYRAN; encoded by the coding sequence ATGAATAAATTTCTACTCTTAACCATTACTGTTCTATCCTCTTTTCAGTTATCTATGGCTCAGGATGCCATTTTCACCGACAGGCCTAACACCACCGATGCGGCTCAGCTACTTGAACCAGGGGTTTTTCAGGCTGAGCTGGGATATGCTCGGATGAAGGATGGGGATTACTCTAAAACAGATGTTCCGAACGTGAATTTGAAATACGGAATATTGCCATGGTTAGAGATGAGGGTACAGACAAATTATAGCAGGACCCAGCTCAGTGTAGATGGAATAGATACGGTGGACTATGATGTGAATGGCCTAACTCCAATCACCCTAGCTCCGAAAATAAAGCTGATCGAGCAAAATTTCGCCATCCCGGCTATCACCTTGACTCCACTCTTAACTCCAGGTCATATTGGGGCTGAAGGCTTTCAAAATGACCACTTTAATTACGGTTTTAGGTTTCTTTTTGAGAATGTACTAAATGATAAGTTTACCTGGGGTCACGGTTTTGGTGCTGATTGGGACGATTCAAGGGAAACCACCTGGGCATATTCATCAGCCCTTTCTATGTCAATTACAGACAAGCTTGGCTCGTTTGCTGAAATCTACGGTTACTTCGCCAATGATTATCCTTCACAGCACGTTTTTGATGCGGGCTTAACCTACACGGCTACCTCAGATCTCCAATTTGATATAGCCGGAGGTATACCGCTCAACGAAAATGCACCAGACTATACTTTTACTATTGGGGTGAGCTATAGGGCTAATTAA
- a CDS encoding chemotaxis protein CheB — MSNPYIVAIGASAGGLDTVQSFMKTVEPDENICYIIIQHALRSHKSLLPQILKKYTGLPILAIKENMEISGNKVFVCPPSHYAELSDGHFKLVERKDDEKINHTIDATFSALAQEAGDRTVGIILSGTGDDGSKGCKDIEEYNGVVIVQDPATAHYEDMPMTTIKRDHPDFVMRVDEMFSLIKYLVENAQNRDLRTTAQSDFPK; from the coding sequence ATGAGCAACCCTTACATTGTGGCTATTGGAGCCTCGGCGGGTGGATTAGACACAGTACAAAGCTTCATGAAAACGGTAGAGCCGGATGAAAACATTTGTTATATTATCATTCAGCACGCCCTAAGAAGCCATAAAAGTCTATTACCTCAGATACTTAAAAAGTATACCGGGCTACCCATATTAGCCATTAAAGAGAATATGGAAATATCTGGCAATAAGGTATTTGTATGCCCTCCATCTCATTATGCTGAACTTTCTGACGGGCACTTTAAATTAGTTGAGCGAAAAGATGATGAAAAAATCAACCATACCATTGACGCTACATTTTCTGCTTTAGCTCAAGAAGCAGGTGACAGAACTGTAGGAATTATACTCTCCGGCACAGGAGACGATGGCAGTAAAGGCTGCAAAGACATAGAAGAATACAATGGCGTGGTGATAGTGCAAGATCCTGCAACGGCTCATTACGAAGACATGCCCATGACCACTATTAAAAGAGACCATCCTGACTTTGTAATGAGGGTAGATGAGATGTTTTCCCTAATTAAATACCTAGTGGAAAACGCCCAGAACAGAGATTTAAGAACTACCGCTCAATCAGACTTTCCGAAATAG
- a CDS encoding DUF3052 domain-containing protein, with protein sequence MKNLKLDPMAGYSGTPLAKKLGIKSGHFLRLLNQPAYYHELFNDFPDNVNFEELNGRADIIHFFTQNAYELMEQLPLLKGEIKQNGMIWVSWPKKASKVPTDVTEDVIRDLALKIGLVDVKVCAVDDVWSGLKLVIPLKDRK encoded by the coding sequence ATGAAAAACTTAAAGCTAGATCCTATGGCGGGTTATTCTGGAACACCTTTGGCGAAAAAGCTTGGAATTAAATCTGGCCATTTTCTAAGATTACTCAATCAGCCAGCTTATTATCATGAGCTTTTTAATGACTTTCCTGATAACGTCAATTTTGAAGAATTAAATGGAAGGGCAGATATAATCCATTTTTTCACTCAGAATGCATATGAGCTAATGGAACAACTACCTTTGCTAAAAGGTGAAATCAAACAAAATGGTATGATTTGGGTGAGTTGGCCTAAGAAGGCTTCTAAAGTGCCTACTGATGTTACTGAGGATGTAATTAGAGATTTAGCTTTAAAAATTGGTTTGGTAGATGTTAAAGTTTGTGCGGTGGATGATGTTTGGTCTGGACTTAAATTGGTCATTCCCTTAAAAGATAGAAAATGA
- a CDS encoding ABC transporter permease, translated as MFRFWIACKKELLILWNDKTGLALMFLMPVLLVFVITIIQDSAFQIVNENKISIIISNRDQGEEGKRLISMLEDSRFFTITENDDLDSESIKKEMNDGNQITGLIIPTDFSEKLILKSQMVGDIMLEELEIKEQTNTTSDLQMPALQFYHDPVLQENFNSSIVNVINAFVKSIEGDLLIKEISAQLELKEAPKRLEKALASNQVTIQQFAATLSENEIIPNSTQHNVPAWTIFAIFFMVIPMGNNIVKEKLNGSFMRLKTMPTNFALVLWAKLFVYLLAVVLQVFIIFALAKLTFPSIGLPELILPSNLLACLVVVVMTGLAAISFSAAVGTAAKTQEQANGFGAVAIVIFAAIGGVLVPSFVMPEYMQIISHGSPLYWCLEAFYTLFLRGGDWQVLGPDLLGLAIFCLVCFVVTYWQLKKSRII; from the coding sequence ATGTTTAGATTTTGGATAGCGTGTAAAAAGGAGTTACTCATTCTCTGGAATGATAAAACAGGGTTGGCGCTGATGTTTCTCATGCCTGTGCTTTTGGTTTTTGTAATTACGATCATTCAGGATAGTGCTTTTCAAATCGTTAATGAGAACAAGATCAGCATTATTATTTCCAACAGAGACCAGGGAGAAGAAGGCAAACGGCTGATAAGTATGCTGGAGGACTCCAGATTTTTCACTATTACTGAAAATGATGATTTAGACAGCGAAAGCATAAAGAAGGAAATGAACGATGGTAATCAGATCACAGGATTGATTATACCAACAGATTTTTCTGAAAAGCTTATCCTTAAATCTCAGATGGTGGGTGATATCATGCTTGAAGAGCTCGAAATTAAAGAGCAAACAAATACCACCTCAGATCTACAGATGCCCGCACTACAGTTTTATCATGATCCTGTACTTCAGGAGAATTTTAATTCATCCATAGTAAATGTGATCAATGCCTTCGTTAAAAGCATTGAAGGTGATTTATTAATCAAAGAAATATCGGCTCAGTTAGAGTTAAAGGAAGCGCCTAAGAGACTGGAAAAGGCTTTGGCCTCTAATCAGGTAACCATACAGCAGTTTGCAGCCACACTCTCTGAAAATGAAATTATACCTAACTCTACCCAGCATAATGTGCCGGCATGGACAATTTTCGCCATCTTTTTCATGGTTATTCCTATGGGTAATAACATAGTGAAGGAGAAGTTAAATGGCAGCTTTATGCGATTAAAAACAATGCCTACCAATTTCGCCTTGGTGTTATGGGCCAAGCTGTTTGTCTATTTGCTGGCTGTAGTGCTTCAGGTATTTATCATTTTTGCGTTAGCTAAACTTACATTTCCATCTATCGGTTTGCCAGAATTGATTCTGCCATCTAATTTGCTGGCTTGTTTAGTTGTGGTGGTTATGACCGGTTTGGCAGCAATAAGCTTTTCAGCCGCTGTGGGTACTGCGGCTAAGACTCAGGAGCAGGCTAATGGCTTCGGAGCGGTGGCTATTGTGATCTTTGCTGCTATTGGCGGAGTACTAGTTCCAAGCTTTGTTATGCCTGAATACATGCAGATAATAAGCCATGGATCACCATTATACTGGTGTCTGGAAGCGTTTTATACATTGTTCCTGAGAGGGGGAGATTGGCAGGTACTAGGCCCGGATTTATTAGGTTTAGCAATTTTTTGTTTAGTTTGCTTTGTAGTAACCTACTGGCAGCTGAAAAAGAGTAGAATTATTTAA